One Glycine soja cultivar W05 chromosome 7, ASM419377v2, whole genome shotgun sequence genomic window, TTGAATCAAAACAAGCCGCTGTGAATGCCATTAAACAATTCCATTTTAtgcattcatttaattttgatgtggTCAAGAACAAGCGTGACAAGTATGTTGTCATGTGTAATCAATATGGTAATGGATGTTATTGGAGGGCGAGAGTATCGTTCAGCAAAATACGCAAAAGGTGGGAGCTGAAGAAATTAAACGGTATTCACACATGCACAAATTCTACCATATCACAAGATCATGTTAGGTTAGATTCTTCTGTAATTGCCCATAATATTGTTCATTTAGTGAAAACAAATTCGGATATCGAAATCAAAACCTTGATTGCAGACATGCATCAACGGTTTCATTACATTGTTTCATACAAAAAAGCATGGACAGTAAACAAAAAGATCTTGAAATGGCATTTGGAAGTTGGGAACAATCATATAGTTACCTGCCTATATGGTTCACAGCTGCTCAACACTTTGTACTAGGTACCATAGTAAAATACACAACTTCATCTTCAATGGAGGAAGGTAACGATAACCCTCTTAGGGTGATTCTTAACCGTGTATTTTAGGCGTTTAATCCATGCATTGAAGGCTTCAAATATTGCAAGCCACTTGTGCAAGTAGATGGGACATTTTTAACTGGCAAATACAATGATACTTTGTTGACTGCCATCGGACAAGATGGTAGTAGGGACAATTTTCCACTTGCTTTTGCAATTGTTGAGAGCGAGACTAAAGAAGCTTGGATATGGTTCTTGCATTATTTGTGAAGATATGTTACTCCGCAACCAAATTTGTGTATTATATCAGACAGGGGAACTGGTTTGCTAGCAACTTTACAATCCAAACACGTTGGTTGGAATGGACCAGATGTTTCGTCTGTGTATTGCATTCGTCACATTGCatcaaatttcaacaaatagtttaaaaatgttaacttaaaaaaacaagtcatCAATATGGGTATGTTTCTTCCTATTTCATGCATCATATTCTTGCTTTATTACATGTTCACTAAATTTTTTACTCATTATTCTATCTTTTCGCACAGGGTATGAGATGAGGAAATCATGATTTGAGGCTAAGTTGCTCGCTAGGCGAGCAGAGTTTCCACAAGCAGCAGATTGGTTGGATCAAATTCGTAAGAGTAAATTGACTCAGGCCTACGATGAAGGAAAACGGTATGGCCATATGACTACCAACCTTGTTGAATGTATGAATTCTGTTTTGAAAGGAGCCCGAACATTACCTATTACTGCCTTAGTCaatgaaacatttaataaaataaatgattcatTTGTCACTAACGacatcaaaatcatgaatatgataaaggcAGGGCATAGGTACTCCGAAGACGTATATGTCATGATGCAAGAAAATCAACACATTGCTACCTCACATTATGTTCGCATGTATGTTCGAGAAACAAAGGAGTTTGAGGTTCAAGAAATTGCAAATACGCGACTTGGTCGACGAGGAATGGCATGCACTGTCAAATTGAATGAATGGTTGTGTGATTATGGACAATTTCAAGCACTTCGACTACCTTGCTCACATGCAATTGCAGCGTGTGCTTTttgcaatttaaattatgatgactTTGTTGACCCTGTATACaagttggaaaatattttcaaagtttatcaACATCATTTTCATTCCCTTGGAAGTGAAGACACGTGGCCTCAATATTTAGGTCCGCATTTTATGTCTGATCCTTCGAAACGACGACAGATATCAGGCAGGCCGGCCACTACTCGGATACATAATGAGATGGATGAATCAATTCCAAATAGGCTTAAGAAATGCTCATTATGTAAAACTGAAGGACATAATCAGAGTAACTGTCCATACAAACAAGTACATAACTAAAATAActtgtaatttttatgtttttctttcatttgtattgtgcgttttatattaatgtattaattatgttgtttttaatttttattgataaattatttaaactttaaataaaaaacatttaaagtaaactataataaaaatatatataacatgttttaaataattaaacattaaaataaaataataacatatcaaataaaatcacaaaaaatatactaatgaaatcaacttaatattatttattatatatttaaatatatattttttaacttttttattttaaaaaaataaaattgttaacattataaaattaaaaaacaaatttatgaaaaaaaaggttaacaaattaaaaacaaactacaaatagtaaaataacgtttttaaaaaaaaaaggaggttaCGATCTCAAAATCGTATACctcatgaaatttttaaaaaataagtaagacagttttacaactttaaagtaataaaacaaaatacgagtttttttttaatacgactttaaagtcgtaaaaaaattatatttacattgaagttgtaaatatttttacgatttcagttaaaaaaataagaaaactaaaaagtcGTAATAGGTGCTAACAACTGTTACAACTTAACCcgttttagataattttttaaaatataccccAAATGAAAAATTGCGGATTATTTTATCCCCAATTGGTAAAAAAGCACCTGAATACTAGAAACAAGGGTGGTCAAAGATTCAAAGtaatgaatttataaaaaaaaaaagaaaatatttatataattacacaaaatcttaaaaaatgttgttattatttactctaatttataatttgaatttaggATCGAGTATATTTAAGGAAAGTTCTCTACGCGGTTTACGTAATCTCTTACATCATTTATTTTTCCACGTTTGTTTACTCTGAGGAATCTTCTTGATAGGGGAaagttttttcatattttttctagATCCTTCTCATGTGCAATGTCTCCGCATTCATACGCAGCAATCAAAATGGAATTAATACACGGTAGCACTTTCCCATTTTTTTGTTATCGTCCCCACTATTGACTATACCCATGATATGTATATAGGTATATCTTTTCTAATTGATTACGTATCTGCTGAATACTAGCTAGTCCTGATTCCTAGCTCTATAAAAGGAGAATACCATAGGAATTCATCACAGACAAACAAACAATTTACCAGCTATACTTGTTCCTTTTGAAGGTTAGAAGTGCTACAATACAAACAATGGCAGCTACTCAGGAAGATGTGAAGCTTTTGGGTATTGTGGGAAGCCCATTTGTGTGCAGGGTCCAGATTGCCCTTAAGTTGAAGGGAGTTGAATACaaatttttggaagaaaatttgggCAACAAGAGTGATTTGCTTCTCAAATACAACCCTGTTCACAAGAAGGTTCCAGTGTTTGTTCACAATGAGAAGCCCATAGCAGAGTCTCTTGTGATTGTTGAATACATTGATGAGACATGGAAGAACAACCCCATCTTACCTTCTGATCCTTACCAAAGAGCCTTGGCTCGTTTCTGGTCCAAATTCATTGATGATAAGGTAACTCAACATTTCAAAAATCTTCTTAGTTTTCATGATTTGTGCTGATTTGTCAGCAAAACATCACGATGAAATCTATATATGTGAAATCTTTCTGGTGTGGAATATATATGTGAAATCTTTGAATATGTTAGAGAACTCAAAAGTCAACAGCcaaccatgattttttttaatgtatcaaCTTTTTGTAAAACGATATTAGTGATTTGAAACTTTATGGAATCATATACTATGACTTTgggagaaattttattttattttactatttttatttgggGTGGGGGGATTCTGTCAAGTATTTGTTTCTATATAACTCGATCTAAATTCTGTTTGTCCTAATCACTTTATgaaataattactaataaataatGTGATTTGCGAAATCAGATTGTGGGTGCTGTATGGAAATCTGTTTTCACGGTTGATGAGAAAGAGCGTGAGAAGAATGTTGAAGAAACATATGAGGCTCTTCAGTTTCTTGAGAATGAGCTGAAGGACAAGAAGTTTTTTGGAGGAGAGGAATTTGGGTTGGTAGATATTGCTGCTGTCTTCATAGCATTTTGGATCCCAATTTTTCAGGAAATAGCAGGGTTGCAGTTATTCACCAGTGAGAAATTTCCTATACTCTACAAATGGAGCCAAGAATCCCTTAACCACCCTTTTGTGCAAGAAGTCCTTCCTCCTAGAGACCCACTTTTTACCTTCTTCAAAGCCCGCTATGAAAGTCTTTCTGCTTCAAAATAGACTTATTTAAGGATATTTGTTGAACAACTTGTGTCTTGTTGAGTTATTGATGTTTGAATTTCATGTCAAATGATACTAGCTATATGtaaatcccaaaaaaaaaaaaaaagaatcctaGGATCTTGTTTTCGTTTTGGCCATTTCAgttaataaagaaattatatttttcgatataaattttgttgtgaGAAGCTTTATTCTTCCTTCATTAAATCCTTCAATGTGCATAATCTTATTCGTAGAGAGACTTAGAGCGGCTAGTAGCTACTACCTTAAAAATTTTGCTTCAATTCGAAGGACAACGTATATATTATgtaatatgtaattaaatttcAGCCATACAATTATTTGTGTCTCTGGTTGACTTAATGTTGTTCAAATTTGATGTCAAATTGACACTTAAAGTAATATGTAATATGATTTCCTAAGTTCTCTTTTGCTTGCCAAGCAGCAACATGAAAAGCTGTGTGAAACATAGAATTTATAGTTTATTGAGATAAAAGAGccgagtgaaaaaaaaatcatggtgTGACTCTCAGATAAACCACAAGTTGAGATTGTTGACcactgaaaattttcaaaaactcCACAAAAATGGAGTCAGGAATCAGGAGGATTCACCAACCAACCAACAACATAATAAATCAATTGAATCTAAAAGGAAGAGTATTAGTAAGTAATAACACGTTCTCTAATACATTTTtaagacactttttttttttataaagaaatctgtatagtaaattttaaattaaataataaattgttaataaaatataaagcaccattaaattttttttatttttagaattatttgtTTACATGcagaaataattattaattcttAAGTATCCCTTAAAAGGATATAAGAAAATTAGTGTTTATAACACACATTTATTGTAGGGGTGTTCAAATctaaacaaatccaaaaataaatcacaaaaattgataaaaaaaaaacttcaaaccaataaaaatttatttgttttggaattttttattactattttgtaTAATCAATCAGGTTTGAATTTGGatgatattttcaaaattgaaccaATTCAAATCAAACCTCACATTATATTAATATCAATCTTACTAGGTATTGAGCATTAGGTAATtgtattttaaacttttaatagttataatatataatttataatttaattctttttataagatGTTCATAATATGTGgtttttattattctattaataataaatattaaattaatttataatattttttgctcTGTAATTTGATCTGCATAATTTACTTTTACATGTTACAGAAAGAGCATAGCAATATAGTTGAAGAATAATGctaaatatcaaatattatgCAAGTTACTTTTACATCACAAGATGATGATGccaatataattaagaaaaaatgttaaacagTAGTAAAAAgtattgtttttcaaattttaaaaagagatagaaaagaaaatttatattttagatcAGTAtagcataataataattatgtaaatttagttattaaattttatattgtatttataaattttaaaaaacataaattcatcaaactgtaaaaaattaatttggtttaatttaaatttcatgttACTTTTAAATTCAACTAAACCAAATCACATATTAATTCTATGCttggttattatttttcttctaaaaatcaaattaaatcgcATTACATATACCATGCTTGTTTTCAGtttgaagagaaagaagtgaCGAGAGTTTTAAgggaaaagtgaaaaaaaatgtgggacttatttaaaaaaatgaaatgaatcatCTGGTTatctatcattttattttgaactgtgtaaatataatattattaggaataaatacatatttacaacaaacacacatttttctatttcttctatTTATTTCTACTTGTCTCAAtccaaataacttaaaaatctTCTCATTAAATACTCATTCTCTATTCTATTCTCTTCTCctcttttaaatctttttaaaattttctctcgTTTTTTCCATAAGCTTTGGCATGCACGAGCATTGCAATAGGACCTTCTTTGACATCTCACAAGAATGTTGGCACCTCAAATCATTTATCATCCAAACAAAACATTAACGCACTATAATTCatttgtattaaatataattttaatccttaaaaaataagaccattttgattttgttcttttaaaaaaattattttaattttagtccatgtaaaatttaatttttttttcaatccttATTGTGAAATAGCAACATTAACTGATATGATAACTACAATATTTCCCATAATTATGAAATCTTAAAGAATAGGTACATCTAATATGCTTAAAACTGAGTAAGTATATCAGACTGGtcgataagatttttttttttttatgtaatttgatGAGATATATAAAAACATAGTTTATTAAAAAGTATATGCATAATCGTTTTGTCATGTTTTTTAATTACGTGACTAGtcaataaaatctaaatatcaCTGTTATGTCATCCTGCATCATttgagagagactaaaactaaacatattaaattttacatgaactaaatcaaaataatattatttttcagaatataaaaatcatatttatgcCTAATAAGAAATTACATAATCTCTTGcatcattttttctctctcttcatatATAGgtgcataaaattattttgatgaggAAGGTTTcttcaatattttcaaaatcctcCTTCAATTTAGTGATTGCGGTAGATAttcaattagaaaaaatatctcttagtaaaatcaatatcattgattatttttttagaattcctttaTTGCATGTTATGataatttatagaataaatCATAGCATTACTCGTTGAACTTTTATCAAACTATAcataattttatccttttttattttcctagacttcttttttttaagtttgaaaatattatattaacacCTCTTTAAATGTTTGAAAACATTACACTACAATAACCttcctttaattttcaaaatattacatTGACACTTtcttatatgtttaaaaatactATTGTGATACTCCGTCAAATCTTACACTAATATTCCTTATAGAAAATGTTAAAagtaatgataatataaaaagatgtataattatattaaacgtCTACGGATGTTGTTGTAATTTACTCTAATGTATTCATCTTttgttctaaaataattattgtgtgaaaaaaatatttattctaaaataagtatcattttaaatttttaaagtaacttttattattttttctattcatattccttataatattaatgatatgggtaacaaaaattaatattaatgatatgggtaacaaaaattaaaagtgaattaATGGTGataaagttaaatttaaaaaaatgttatttttttatctatttattaattttttttatttgtgtaaaataatctagtatgataattataaataatgaaataagaaagtattttttttttgttgacaacAACCATAATCACTCCTTTTCAAGGGTGTGTATTTTATGGGATCGAATAAAACCACGGTGTGTGTTACTATCTAAGTTTTATCTATGGagtaaaaagtaaatatttgacTATTCATTAggagaatatatataaaaaaaattctatacgGTTTACGTAATCTCTTACATCATTTATTTTTCCACattctataaatatataatacatcTTATCTAACTGATGACGTATCCGCTGAATACTAGTCCTGATTCCCGGCTCAATAAGAGGAGAATACCTTAGGAATCCATAAGAAACATTAATTCACCACTATAGTTGTTCTGTTAGAAGTGCTACAAACAACAATGGCTGCTAATCAGGAAGATGTGAAGCTTTTGGGAGCTACTGGAAGCCCATTTGTGTGCAGGGTTCAGATTGCCCTCAAGTTGAAGGGAGTTCAATACaaatttttggaagaaaatttgagGAACAAGAGTGAACTGCTTCTCAAATCCAACCCAGTTCACAAGAAGGTTCCAGTGTTTATTCACAATGAGAAGCCCATAGCAGAGTCTCTTGTGATTGTTGAATACATTGATGAGACATGGAAGAACAACCCCATCTTGCCTTCTGATCCTTACCAAAGAGCCTTGGCTCGTTTCTGGTCCAAATTCATTGATGACAAGGTAACTctacttttcttcttttcttgcttTGTTACTGATTTATCCCCAAAACACCACCTTTCATTACATcgatctaaattattttgccctcatgattatttatcaaaatattacTAGTAAATAATGTGATTTGTCAAATTAGGTTGTGGGTGCTGCATGGAAATATATTTATACTGTTGATGAGAAAGAGCGTGAGAAGAATGTTGAAGAGTCATATGAGGCTCTGCAGTTTCTTGAGAATGAGCTGAAGGACAAGAAGTTTTTTGGAGGAGAGGAAATTGGGTTGGTAGATATTGCTGCTGTCTTCATAGCATTTTGGATCCCTATAATTCAAGAAGTATTGGGTTTGAAGTTATTCACAAGTGAGAAATTTCCTAAGCTCTACAAATGGAGCCAAGAGTTCATCAACCACCCTGTTGTCAAACAAGTCCTTCCTCCTAGAGATCAACTTTTTGCCTTCTACAAAGCCTGCCATGAAAGTCTTTCTGCTTCAAAATAGACTTATTTAAGGATAGTTGTGTGAACTACTGGTCTCTCATTTGTGAGTTATTGCAGTTTGAATTTCATGTCAATTTGGTTTTATATGTAATTTAGTAACCTGGGATATCTCCCATGGAGAAAATAATCCTTGGATCTTGTTTCCATTTTGGCCATTTCAGTTAAtaaagaaattcattttttccaaataaattttatagtgAAAAGCCTTTGTCTTCCTTTATAAAATCCTTCAATGTGCATAATCTTAATATTGGTAGACTTGGAGCGACTAGCCAGCTACTACCTTGAAAGTTTTATTGCCTCAATTCGAAGGACAACGTATATAATATCATATGTAAATTCCAGCCTTAAAACTATTTGAGTCTCTCGACTTAATGCTGTTCGAATTTCATGATTGTCACTTACAATTATATGTAATGTGTGATCTTTGCTAATTAAATTCTCTTTTGCTTGCCAGCAACATGAAAAGCTGTATGAAACAGAGAATTTGTAGTTTCTTTAAACATGAAAAGAGCCTAGtcaaatatgtttattattttttttatttatggtgTGACTCTCTTTAATTGGCTCCCTATTCTCCGACAAGCCACCAGGTTGAGATCGTTGACCACTGAAAAATTTCCAAAACTCCACAAAAATGGAGTCATGGATTCACCAACCAAACCATCCATCCCTAGAACATTATAAATCAATTCGATCTAAAAGAAGAGTATTAGTAAGTAATAATACCTTCTCTAATACATTTTTAAggcacttttttattattaagtaatttgtagtaaattttaaattaaataatcgattgttattaaaaatatataacatcatTAAAGatttttagaattatttgttttcatgtaGAAATAATTAGGTGGCACCATCTACATCAAAATGGAAATGATACGTGACAGCACTTtcccatttttttcttatcgTCCCCACTATTGACTATGTCCATGATATGTATATGTAAtggatataatataatataggtATATCTTTTCTAATTGATCACGTATCCTCTGAATACTAGTCCTGATTCCTGGCTCTAGAAAATAAAACCTTAGGACCCATCACAGACAAAGAAGCAATTAATTCACCAGCTACATAGTTTTTCTGTTTGAAGTGCTACAAACAATGGCAGCTAATCAGGAAGATGTGACGCTTTTGGGAGTTGTTGGAAGCCCGTTTGTGTGCAGGGTCCAGATTGCCCTCAAATTGAAGGGAATTGAATGCaaatttttggaagaaaatttggcAAACAAGAGTGATCTACTTCTCAAATCCAACCCCGTTTACAAGAAGGTTCCAGTGTTTATTCACAATGAGAAGCCCATAGCAGAGTCTCTTGTGATTGTTGAGTACATTGATGAGACATGGAAGAACAACCCCATCTTGCCTTCTGATCCTTACCAAAGATCCTTTGCTCGGGTTTGGTCCAAGTTCATAGATGACAAGGTAactcaaatttcaaaataaaataaaattcatgctTTGGGCTTATTTATCCCCAAATAATCACCTTTCGTGACATCTAACTGTGAAATGTTAGAATATGTTAGAGAACTCAATACTACCTCAAATTCATCTAACAGCTTACCATGAGCTCTTTTTAATTTGTACTATATTTGTCCTAATTTGTACTATCATATAAGTGAATCCATAACCTGTTTGTCCTCATTACtttataaaatactaattactaaaaattaatcttatttgtGAAATCAGATTGTGGGTGCTTCATGGAAATCTGTTTTCACGGTTGATGAGAAAGAGCGTGAGAAGAATGTTGAAGAATCGTTGGAGGCTCTGCAGTTTCTTGAGAATGAACTACAAGACAAAAGGTTCTTTGGAGGAGATGAATTTGGATTTGTAGATATTGCTGGTGTCTTCATTGCATTTTCAATCCCAATTTTCCAAGAAGTAGCAGGGTTGCAATTATTCACCAGTGAGAAATTTCCTAAGCTCTTCAAATGGAGCCAAGAGTTGATCAACCACCCTGTTGTCAAAGATGTCCTTCCTCCTAGAGAACCACTTTTTGCCTTCTTCAAATCCCTCTATGAAAGCCTTTCTGCTTCAAAATAGATTGTTTAAGAATGATTGTGTGAACTACTTGTCGCTCATTgaattattgttgtttgaatttcttGTCAATTTGATACTATATGTAATTTAGTAACCTGGGATATTAGGATATCCCCAAGGAACAAAGAATCCTAggattttgtttccatttttgcCATTTCagttaataattaaagaaactctattttttcTTGATACAAATTTTATAGCGAAAGCTTTTGTCTTCCTTTGTTAATTAAGACGAAAGCTGGCATGTATAAGGCTACTAGCATATCAAGCACCGTGTGAAAGAATTTACGACAGTAAGATATAGTTATTACAATAACAGAATTAAGACATTTCATTCATGATAATTTGATAAATACAAGAAGGGATATAATGAAAATCTTGTCTTCATTTTCgtgattttagttaattttatttttctattctctCTTATATTTTGTGCTTCTTATGTAAAACTCTCTTTTTTAcccaagtaaaataattttattgggaAAGATATCAAACTTAGCACAAGTGATGACAAAAACTTGCCAGCTGTAAGGACAATTACAAGTTGGGTTGGGCAGAGTGAGCTAAAATAGTTTGagcttaaatttttataatatagacCGATCAATCATTGGGCTAATGGGACCAACCCCTTTTAAGACCCCTACCTTCAGGCAATTGCTTCCTACACCGTTAGATTTTTTCTACACCCAACAATATAATTGAATTGTTGATTTTGCTCTTACACCCCTACACGCATCCCCTTCCTCCTCTGCCGCTTCTGTTTTTactctcccttctcccttcttGCGCAGTGATCTCCCCTCTTTCACTCCTCTGTTTAACTTCACTTGTTGGTGTTTCCTTCTACCGCTTTTACGTCACCGTCACCGTCATTATTATTGTAAGTAgttttcttccaatttttctACATTAAAGAATCGGTATCATTCATACGGATGGTCATTCATACAGATGGTCAATCAGTatgaactattttaaaaaaataattaaaaatagatattttaatgtttttttaataaatttaattataactttttataattattacattaaattgattctttatttttgactttattacaattaattttgatttaataataattttttaaaatatataaattttaaataaaaatcatatatttaataaaaatttatatatgtaaaatatatattattagatcaaaatttattatatagatttatatgtgtattaaatatacattagaaattttattattatatataataaaattacttattttataacataattaatctattaacttagttgattaaaatattgtgataataacataaaaatta contains:
- the LOC114418985 gene encoding probable glutathione S-transferase, coding for MAATQEDVKLLGIVGSPFVCRVQIALKLKGVEYKFLEENLGNKSDLLLKYNPVHKKVPVFVHNEKPIAESLVIVEYIDETWKNNPILPSDPYQRALARFWSKFIDDKIVGAVWKSVFTVDEKEREKNVEETYEALQFLENELKDKKFFGGEEFGLVDIAAVFIAFWIPIFQEIAGLQLFTSEKFPILYKWSQESLNHPFVQEVLPPRDPLFTFFKARYESLSASK
- the LOC114418986 gene encoding probable glutathione S-transferase isoform X1, whose product is MAANQEDVKLLGATGSPFVCRVQIALKLKGVQYKFLEENLRNKSELLLKSNPVHKKVPVFIHNEKPIAESLVIVEYIDETWKNNPILPSDPYQRALARFWSKFIDDKVVGAAWKYIYTVDEKEREKNVEESYEALQFLENELKDKKFFGGEEIGLVDIAAVFIAFWIPIIQEVLGLKLFTSEKFPKLYKWSQEFINHPVVKQVLPPRDQLFAFYKACHESLSASK
- the LOC114418986 gene encoding probable glutathione S-transferase isoform X2; this encodes MAANQEDVTLLGVVGSPFVCRVQIALKLKGIECKFLEENLANKSDLLLKSNPVYKKVPVFIHNEKPIAESLVIVEYIDETWKNNPILPSDPYQRSFARVWSKFIDDKIVGASWKSVFTVDEKEREKNVEESLEALQFLENELQDKRFFGGDEFGFVDIAGVFIAFSIPIFQEVAGLQLFTSEKFPKLFKWSQELINHPVVKDVLPPREPLFAFFKSLYESLSASK
- the LOC114418986 gene encoding probable glutathione S-transferase isoform X3, giving the protein MAANQEDVKLLGATGSPFVCRVQIALKLKGVQYKFLEENLRNKSELLLKSNPVHKKVPVFIHNEKPIAESLVIVEYIDETWKNNPILPSDPYQRALARFWSKFIDDKIVGASWKSVFTVDEKEREKNVEESLEALQFLENELQDKRFFGGDEFGFVDIAGVFIAFSIPIFQEVAGLQLFTSEKFPKLFKWSQELINHPVVKDVLPPREPLFAFFKSLYESLSASK